From Stenotrophomonas maltophilia, a single genomic window includes:
- a CDS encoding ATP-binding protein: MVPAPEPDLHHGVLERINAGFCVIQVLFEGDRAVDYRFIEVNDAFERHTGLKDVRGQRMSLLEPNHEEDWFRIYGEVARSGRPAQFEMEARALGRSFAVDAVRVGRPGEDKVGILFFDITARKQMEVELGESEARFSALADGLPMPVWVLDERGHARFVNSAFSEFFGGDETRVPEDVWRGLVHPDDASVFEYELQEALKAQRSMHALVRARRADGQWRWLEMNARPRFSRMGRFIGLAGSSPDVTERREIELAREELLQSERAARSAAENMARLKDEFLATLSHELRTPLTTILGWSELLLQRVDNTSPLFKGLNVIANSAGAQKRLISDMLDLSSMLLGKVQLEVEVLDLNLLLGEAIGAQELVAEGKALDVHLQLPEQPSLVLGDATRLQQVLWNLLSNAIKFTPAEGRIDLQLQADGNHWVITVHDTGDGIAPEFLNHLFSRFRQADGTTTRRHGGLGLGLAIVQQLVELHGGTVTAASEGHGHGATFTVRLPQHLPDAERRPLREVISGPILEPVIVEPYPLRGMHVLAVEDQPEVLEYLRRMLEEQGASVSAASSAGEALALLADTGHLQYHVMLTDIGMPGMDGYGLVRTLREDMGVDAATLPAVAVTALARADDRRRALASGFQEHVAKPYSVAQLVAAVRKVQVPRADSALH; encoded by the coding sequence ATGGTGCCGGCGCCCGAACCCGACCTGCATCATGGCGTGCTTGAGCGCATCAACGCCGGCTTCTGCGTGATCCAGGTGCTGTTCGAGGGCGATCGTGCGGTCGACTATCGCTTCATCGAGGTCAACGATGCCTTCGAGCGCCATACCGGGCTGAAGGATGTACGCGGCCAGCGCATGAGCCTGCTGGAGCCGAACCACGAGGAAGACTGGTTCCGCATCTACGGCGAGGTCGCCCGCAGCGGCCGCCCGGCGCAGTTCGAGATGGAAGCGCGTGCGCTCGGCCGTTCGTTCGCGGTCGATGCCGTGCGCGTGGGCCGTCCCGGCGAAGACAAGGTCGGCATCCTGTTCTTCGACATCACCGCGCGCAAGCAGATGGAAGTGGAACTGGGCGAGAGCGAAGCCCGTTTCAGCGCGCTGGCCGATGGCCTGCCGATGCCGGTGTGGGTGCTGGACGAGCGTGGCCATGCCCGTTTCGTCAACAGTGCCTTCAGTGAGTTCTTCGGTGGTGACGAGACGCGCGTGCCGGAAGATGTGTGGCGCGGCCTGGTCCATCCCGATGACGCCTCGGTGTTCGAGTACGAACTGCAGGAGGCACTGAAGGCACAGCGTTCCATGCATGCCCTGGTGCGTGCTCGCCGCGCCGATGGCCAGTGGCGCTGGCTGGAGATGAACGCCCGGCCGCGCTTCTCGCGCATGGGACGTTTCATCGGCCTGGCCGGCAGCAGCCCGGACGTGACCGAACGCCGCGAGATCGAGCTGGCCCGCGAGGAACTGCTGCAGTCCGAGCGAGCCGCGCGCAGTGCCGCGGAAAACATGGCGCGGCTGAAGGACGAATTCCTGGCTACGCTGTCGCACGAGCTGCGCACGCCGCTGACCACCATCCTGGGCTGGAGCGAGTTGCTGCTGCAGCGCGTGGACAACACCAGCCCGCTGTTCAAGGGCCTGAACGTGATCGCCAACAGCGCCGGCGCGCAGAAGCGGCTGATCTCGGACATGCTCGACCTCAGCAGCATGCTGCTGGGCAAGGTGCAGCTGGAAGTGGAAGTGCTGGACCTCAATCTGCTGCTTGGCGAAGCCATCGGCGCGCAGGAACTGGTAGCCGAAGGCAAGGCGCTGGACGTTCACCTGCAACTGCCCGAGCAGCCCAGCCTGGTGCTGGGCGATGCCACCCGCCTGCAGCAGGTGCTGTGGAACCTGCTCTCCAATGCCATCAAGTTCACCCCGGCCGAAGGCCGCATCGACCTGCAGCTGCAGGCCGACGGCAACCACTGGGTGATCACCGTGCATGACACCGGCGACGGTATCGCGCCTGAATTCCTCAATCACCTGTTCAGCCGTTTCCGCCAGGCCGATGGCACCACCACGCGCCGCCACGGTGGCCTGGGCCTGGGCCTGGCGATCGTGCAGCAGCTGGTCGAACTGCATGGTGGCACCGTGACCGCCGCCAGCGAAGGCCACGGCCACGGCGCCACCTTCACCGTGCGGCTGCCGCAGCACCTTCCCGATGCCGAGCGCCGCCCGCTGCGCGAAGTGATCAGCGGGCCGATCCTGGAACCGGTGATCGTCGAGCCGTATCCGCTGCGCGGCATGCATGTGCTGGCGGTGGAAGACCAGCCGGAAGTGCTGGAGTATCTGCGGCGCATGCTGGAAGAGCAGGGCGCCAGTGTCTCCGCGGCCAGTTCGGCCGGCGAGGCGCTGGCGCTGCTGGCCGACACCGGCCACCTGCAGTACCACGTGATGCTGACCGACATCGGCATGCCGGGCATGGATGGCTATGGCCTGGTGCGTACGCTGCGCGAGGACATGGGGGTGGATGCGGCGACCCTGCCGGCGGTGGCGGTGACCGCGCTGGCGCGCGCCGATGACCGCCGCCGCGCGCTGGCATCGGGCTTCCAGGAACACGTGGCCAAGCCCTATTCGGTGGCGCAGCTGGTGGCCGCCGTACGCAAGGTGCAGGTGCCGCGCGCAGACAGCGCGCTGCACTGA
- a CDS encoding methyltransferase, with the protein MASSDDAPLQTLFLPFSQGALRWPEGPVAFLRARDGWPLREAAGNREVHCEQSFAPFAQPLQQAAGWTVSGQLDDVAGKGRYPLVLVLPPRQREEARVLFARALALVADGGRIVACQSNNEGARSGEGDLKQLTGLGGSLTKNHCRVYWTAPMQGQHDADLAKRWSALDAVRPIVGGRFLSRPGVFAWDRIDPASALLAEHLPADLAGRAADLGAGYGYLSRELLERCPKITALDLYEAEQRALALAELNLAPPPRPLPLRFLWRDVTAGIEPGYDVIISNPPFHTPSRADRPDIGQRFIAVAAQALRPGGRLYVVANRHLPYEHTLNDSFGAVRVIAERDGFKLVEAVKGKGR; encoded by the coding sequence ATGGCCTCCAGCGACGACGCCCCCCTGCAGACCCTGTTCCTGCCGTTCTCCCAAGGTGCCCTGCGCTGGCCGGAGGGCCCGGTGGCCTTCCTGCGTGCCCGCGACGGCTGGCCGTTGCGCGAAGCGGCGGGCAACCGCGAGGTGCACTGCGAGCAGAGCTTCGCCCCGTTCGCGCAGCCGCTGCAGCAGGCCGCCGGCTGGACCGTCAGCGGCCAGCTGGATGACGTGGCCGGCAAGGGCCGCTACCCGCTGGTGCTGGTGCTGCCGCCGCGCCAGCGCGAAGAGGCCCGTGTGCTGTTCGCCCGCGCGCTGGCGCTGGTGGCCGACGGCGGTCGCATCGTGGCCTGCCAGTCCAACAACGAAGGCGCACGCTCCGGCGAGGGCGACCTCAAGCAGCTGACCGGCCTCGGCGGCAGCCTGACCAAGAACCATTGCCGCGTGTACTGGACCGCGCCGATGCAGGGCCAGCACGATGCCGACCTGGCCAAGCGCTGGTCGGCGCTGGACGCGGTGCGCCCGATCGTCGGCGGCCGTTTCCTCAGCCGCCCGGGCGTGTTCGCTTGGGATCGCATCGATCCGGCCTCGGCATTGCTGGCAGAGCACCTGCCGGCCGATCTGGCCGGGCGTGCCGCCGACCTCGGTGCCGGCTACGGCTACCTGTCGCGCGAACTGCTGGAGCGCTGCCCGAAGATCACCGCGCTGGACCTGTACGAGGCCGAGCAGCGCGCGCTGGCCCTGGCCGAACTGAACCTGGCGCCGCCGCCGCGCCCGCTGCCGCTGCGTTTCCTGTGGCGTGACGTCACCGCCGGCATCGAGCCGGGCTACGACGTGATCATCAGCAACCCGCCGTTCCACACACCGTCGCGGGCCGACCGCCCGGACATCGGCCAGCGCTTCATCGCCGTGGCCGCGCAGGCGCTGCGCCCGGGCGGGCGGCTGTACGTGGTGGCCAACCGCCACCTGCCGTACGAGCACACCCTCAACGACAGCTTCGGCGCCGTGCGCGTGATTGCCGAGCGCGACGGTTTCAAGCTGGTTGAAGCGGTGAAGGGGAAGGGCCGATGA
- a CDS encoding DUF3016 domain-containing protein encodes MNRTLATALLLAGALMAGAANAAPRTVTDPQAPRALQADGPVSVKWDDPAGFTEIRRSTNRFEAERGDWVQQLARYVQTTAAKPLQSGQTLDVTLVDIKRAGDYEPWHGPRGSDIRIMRDIYPPRITLQYTLKDASGRIVDEGEAKLSDSGYLHNLGLRSESDPLRYEKRLIDDWVKRQLTSQATAAR; translated from the coding sequence ATGAACCGCACATTGGCCACCGCCCTGCTGCTGGCAGGCGCCCTCATGGCCGGCGCCGCGAACGCCGCGCCGCGTACCGTCACCGATCCGCAGGCCCCACGCGCGCTGCAGGCCGATGGCCCGGTCAGCGTGAAGTGGGACGATCCGGCCGGTTTCACCGAAATCCGCCGCAGCACCAACCGCTTCGAAGCCGAACGTGGCGACTGGGTGCAGCAGCTGGCCCGCTACGTGCAGACCACGGCGGCCAAGCCGCTGCAGTCCGGGCAGACCCTGGACGTGACCCTGGTCGACATCAAGCGTGCTGGCGACTATGAGCCCTGGCACGGCCCGCGCGGCAGCGACATCCGGATCATGCGCGACATCTATCCGCCGCGGATCACCCTGCAGTACACGCTGAAGGATGCCAGCGGCCGCATCGTCGATGAGGGCGAAGCCAAGCTGAGCGACAGCGGCTACCTGCACAACCTGGGGCTGAGGAGCGAAAGCGATCCGCTGCGCTACGAGAAGCGCCTGATCGATGATTGGGTGAAGCGTCAGCTGACCAGCCAGGCGACCGCAGCGCGGTAA
- a CDS encoding DUF3247 family protein yields the protein MSRIAPRIHTDPAQIARLEALLPQLEGETQVQLTLRDGRRLLGTVAVKPTLQQYRNDAGDEGSNGQLRLDDYDTPVQQHHVWLDEIASVDRLPPRAP from the coding sequence ATGTCCCGCATAGCTCCCCGTATCCATACCGATCCGGCGCAGATCGCGCGCCTGGAAGCCCTGTTGCCACAGCTGGAAGGTGAAACGCAGGTGCAGCTGACCCTGCGTGACGGTCGCCGCCTGCTGGGTACCGTGGCGGTGAAACCCACGCTCCAGCAGTACCGCAATGATGCTGGCGATGAAGGCAGCAATGGCCAGCTGCGCCTGGATGACTACGACACGCCGGTGCAGCAGCACCACGTCTGGCTGGATGAGATCGCCAGCGTAGACCGCCTGCCACCCAGGGCGCCTTGA